In Candidatus Cohnella colombiensis, one DNA window encodes the following:
- a CDS encoding oligosaccharide flippase family protein, producing MSEISESGSLKKVLWQGAALLGGAALLSKLIGTLQKIPLQNIAGDEVFGLYSAVNSLAIMWITLAAAGIPVAVSVLVAERVAIGDERGAKRVLNWSLGLLGLSGLLMFILLFSCADLFARWMGVEMAASAIRMSSIALLFAPATAVLRGYKQGKMQMFKPALSQLVEQIARVCFMLIALLWAVSMAWSPASTAAAVHGGMAIGAAAGLIVMLGLRFPLRLWKKSAPIMVRSVGAKKIFTNRPSIRKLELPESRSKLLKRIVAVAVPVAIASVVAPLIGLIDAFSIPGLLQQNRIAPEQAIAEFGVYHRGIALLQLVVMAAGGAAAALVPTLTAARAKGDDSDSSSRATFAMRIAWWFGSAAAVGLALLALPINITLFADDSGTTAMVLMAIAMLGGTLQAVSAALLQGLGDLKSPAINLAAAATFKLALNAMLVPAYGIRGAAAAMAAAFAAAALLNALSLRQRVELPAPRLTVAWRSTASLAAMAAAVAVSVLALGALTAALPARSAALLTALPGVMIGAAVFAVALVATGAIAPQQLRELPGIAGSPVERWLLRLHNAISPSKRG from the coding sequence GAGTCGGGATCGTTGAAAAAGGTACTTTGGCAAGGGGCTGCCCTGTTAGGTGGAGCGGCGCTGCTGTCAAAACTCATTGGTACATTGCAGAAAATACCGTTGCAAAATATCGCTGGTGATGAAGTATTCGGACTATATAGCGCTGTAAATTCATTGGCTATCATGTGGATCACGTTAGCTGCAGCTGGAATTCCGGTAGCCGTTAGCGTATTAGTTGCTGAACGGGTAGCCATTGGAGATGAGCGTGGTGCCAAAAGAGTGCTGAACTGGTCACTCGGTCTTCTGGGGCTAAGTGGGTTACTGATGTTTATTCTTCTGTTCTCTTGTGCGGATCTGTTTGCAAGATGGATGGGAGTAGAGATGGCAGCATCAGCTATTCGAATGTCCTCAATCGCTTTGTTGTTTGCACCTGCAACTGCTGTTCTTCGGGGGTATAAACAAGGGAAAATGCAAATGTTTAAGCCGGCACTCTCACAATTGGTGGAGCAGATTGCACGAGTATGCTTCATGCTTATTGCACTACTATGGGCAGTAAGCATGGCATGGTCCCCGGCCTCAACTGCCGCCGCTGTTCATGGTGGGATGGCTATCGGAGCTGCTGCAGGTTTAATCGTAATGTTAGGGCTGAGATTTCCGCTACGGCTTTGGAAGAAGTCAGCGCCAATTATGGTACGGAGTGTTGGCGCAAAGAAGATATTCACGAACCGACCCTCGATTCGTAAGCTAGAGCTGCCGGAGTCAAGAAGCAAGCTGTTAAAGAGGATTGTAGCGGTAGCGGTTCCTGTTGCGATTGCATCAGTTGTCGCTCCACTGATCGGATTGATCGATGCGTTTTCGATTCCGGGGTTATTACAACAAAATCGAATAGCTCCTGAGCAGGCGATTGCCGAATTTGGCGTCTATCATCGTGGGATTGCCTTACTGCAGCTCGTCGTTATGGCAGCTGGTGGCGCTGCGGCTGCACTTGTGCCCACGTTAACAGCAGCGCGGGCGAAAGGCGACGATAGCGACTCAAGCTCGCGCGCGACGTTCGCGATGCGCATCGCTTGGTGGTTTGGCAGTGCAGCTGCAGTAGGGCTTGCGCTGCTGGCGCTTCCGATCAACATTACGCTATTTGCCGATGACAGCGGCACAACAGCGATGGTGCTAATGGCCATCGCTATGCTCGGTGGCACACTGCAAGCGGTAAGCGCGGCGCTGCTCCAAGGGCTCGGCGACCTCAAGTCGCCCGCGATCAACCTCGCTGCCGCAGCAACCTTCAAGCTCGCACTAAACGCGATGCTCGTGCCCGCTTACGGCATCCGCGGCGCCGCCGCGGCTATGGCTGCGGCCTTCGCCGCCGCAGCACTGCTCAACGCGCTCTCGCTCCGCCAGCGCGTAGAGCTGCCAGCCCCGCGCCTAACCGTCGCGTGGCGCTCCACCGCTTCGCTAGCCGCAATGGCGGCAGCGGTCGCGGTTAGCGTGCTCGCGCTTGGCGCCCTAACGGCCGCCTTGCCGGCTCGCTCCGCAGCGCTGCTGACCGCCCTGCCGGGC